Genomic DNA from Bacteroides zhangwenhongii:
ACCTACCCCCCAATCGTTATTATGCTCACCACCTTTCAGACGGATACGTTCCCAGTCAAGACCACCACCGATATAAATGCCTGTAGTATTGAAATAACAACGAACTCCGGTACCAAGAGTATACGTATCTTTAGGCTGCGACCAGTCTGCTCCCGCATTGACCATCAGCGCAAAACCATCCGCCAAGAATGTACCGACCTGTGCTCCCAAGCCAAACTTCGCATCGTCATTCTTGCTATACGAAAAGTCCAATCCTGTGA
This window encodes:
- a CDS encoding outer membrane beta-barrel protein; the protein is MKKLALAFCLLAVSFTAQAQFEKGTMILNPSVTGLDFSYSKNDDAKFGLGAQVGTFLADGFALMVNAGADWSQPKDTYTLGTGVRCYFNTTGIYIGGGLDWERIRLKGGEHNNDWGVGIEAGYAYFLSRTVTIEPAVYYKWRFDDSDNSRFGIKVGFGFYF